ATTTTGCCCGCGATATGCTCTCCGTTGCTGACAATCTCTCGCGGGCGCTGGCTGCCATTCCCCCTGAAGCACGCGAGAACGACGCCAATGTGAAGGCTCTCAGTGAAGGGGTGGACATGACAGAACGTGCCATGATGGCGGCGATGGAACGTAACGGTGTGAAAAAAATTGAGCCGGAGGGGCACAAATTTGACCCCAATTTCCATCAGGCTATGTTTGAAGTCCCCGATACAACAGTGCCGAACAATACAGTGACACAGGTTGTGCAGGCCGGTTACACCATTGGCGACCGCGTGCTGCGCCCGGCCATGGTCGGCGTTGCCAAAGGCGGGGCAAAGGCAGAAAGCCCGGCCGGCAAGGATTGAGCAGACAATAAAAAACCCCGCTGTGAAAGCGGGGTTTTTTTACAAGATGACTTGCCAGGCAGAACAGTCTGACAGATTGCCGTTTTAGAGGCCGAGATTGCCGAAACGGTTTTTGAACTTGGAAACGCGGCCGCCACGGTCAACCAAGGTCTGTGAACCGCCTGTCCATGCCGGATGGGTGGTCGGGTCGATATCGAGATTCATGGTATCGCCTTCCTTGCCCCAGGTTGAACGGGTCAGATATTCGGTACCATCAGTCATAACAACCTTGATGGTGTGGTAGTCGGGATGAATGTCAGCTTTCATAGTGCAACTTCCTGAATTTGCTTGTCCTGCCGGAAACTCACTGAAATATGCTTCAGGGGGTGTCATCCAA
This is a stretch of genomic DNA from Candidatus Tokpelaia hoelldoblerii. It encodes these proteins:
- the grpE gene encoding Protein GrpE (bhsal16640) — translated: MADEKQTGENKHTRHDLKNPKDRDTLKRAADEMLKTRKKDQPEEGAEDAAFAADSAVTEEGAELKNEILRLAADNTELKNQLLRLAADMENLRRRTQRDVNDAKTYAIANFARDMLSVADNLSRALAAIPPEARENDANVKALSEGVDMTERAMMAAMERNGVKKIEPEGHKFDPNFHQAMFEVPDTTVPNNTVTQVVQAGYTIGDRVLRPAMVGVAKGGAKAESPAGKD
- the rpmE gene encoding 50S ribosomal protein L31 (bhsal16650) yields the protein MKADIHPDYHTIKVVMTDGTEYLTRSTWGKEGDTMNLDIDPTTHPAWTGGSQTLVDRGGRVSKFKNRFGNLGL